One Vigna unguiculata cultivar IT97K-499-35 chromosome 11, ASM411807v1, whole genome shotgun sequence DNA window includes the following coding sequences:
- the LOC114169762 gene encoding allene oxide synthase 3-like: protein MASSDSSATKLPLKPIPGSYGLPFFGPMSDRHDYFYHQGRDKFFAERIKKYQSTVIRTNMPPGPFISSNPRVIALLDGVSFQILLDNSKVDKRDVLDGTFMPSTSFTGGYRACAFQDTTEPSHALLKTFYLNLLAAKHASFIPLFRNNLAEHFTDLEDQLAGKSSKASFNSSVGSASFNFLFRLLTGQDPSATKIGSDGPSLVTTWLAAQLAPLATLGLPRIFNYVEDFLIRTIPVPAWAVKSSYKKLFEGFASAGSSVLDEAERLGIKRDEACHNLVFMLGFNAQGGLVNQFPILIKWVGLGGESLHRELAEEIRTVVKEENGVSLRALDRMTLTKSVVYEVMRIEPAVPFQYAKAREDLVVESHDAAYEIKKGEMIFGYQPFATKDPKIFERAEEFVAQRFVGPDGEKLLSHVLWSNGRETEEPTPDNKQCPAKNLVVLMCRLYLVEFFLRYDTFTFDFKPVVLGPQVTIKSLVKASY, encoded by the exons ATGGCTTCTTCAGATAGCAGCGCCACCAAGCTTCCCCTGAAGCCCATCCCTGGAAGCTACGGCCTCCCCTTCTTCGGACCCATGAGTGACAGACACGACTATTTCTACCACCAGGGACGCGACAAGTTCTTCGCCGAGCGAATCAAAAAGTACCAATCAACCGTCATCAGAACCAACATGCCACCCGGTCCCTTCATCTCCTCAAACCCTAGAGTCATCGCTCTCCTCGACGGCGTCTCCTTCCAAATCCTCTTAGACAACTCCAAGGTCGACAAGCGCGACGTCCTCGACGGCACCTTCATGCCTTCCACCTCCTTCACCGGCGGCTACCGCGCCTGCGCCTTCCAGGACACCACCGAGCCCTCCCACGCGCTCCTCAAGACCTTCTACCTCAACCTCCTCGCCGCCAAGCACGCCTCCTTCATCCCGCTCTTCCGCAACAACCTCGCCGAACACTTCACCGACCTCGAGGACCAGCTCGCCGGAAAATCTTCCAAGGCCAGCTTCAACTCCTCCGTCGGCTCCGCCTCCTTCAACTTCCTCTTCCGCCTCCTCACCGGTCAAGACCCCTCCGCCACCAAAATCGGCTCCGACGGCCCCTCCCTCGTCACTACCTGGCTCGCGGCGCAGCTCGCTCCACTCGCCACTCTAGGTCTGCCCCGGATTTTCAACTACGTGGAAGACTTCCTGATCCGAACAATCCCCGTGCCCGCGTGGGCTGTGAAATCCAGCTATAAGAAACTCTTCGAGGGTTTTGCAAGTGCAG GTTCATCGGTGCTGGACGAAGCGGAGCGGTTGGGGATAAAGAGGGACGAAGCTTGCCACAACCTTGTGTTCATGTTAGGGTTCAACGCGCAGGGAGGGTTGGTGAACCAGTTTCCGATTCTGATAAAGTGGGTCGGGTTGGGCGGGGAGAGTTTGCACAGAGAGCTTGCAGAGGAAATCAGGACCGTTGTTAAGGAAGAAAACGGGGTGAGTCTCCGTGCGTTGGATAGGATGACTTTGACTAAATCCGTGGTTTACGAGGTGATGAGGATAGAGCCGGCGGTTCCGTTCCAGTACGCCAAGGCCAGGGAAGATCTTGTGGTGGAGAGCCATGATGCGGCGTACGAGATCAAGAAGGGCGAGATGATCTTTGGATATCAGCCGTTCGCTACGAAAGACCCTAAGATCTTTGAGAGAGCGGAGGAGTTTGTGGCCCAGAGGTTCGTTGGGCCTGATGGAGAGAAGTTGTTGAGCCACGTGTTATGGTCCAATGGACGCGAGACGGAGGAGCCCACACCTGATAATAAACAATGTCCGGCGAAGAATCTGGTGGTGCTCATGTGCAGGCTCTACCTGGTGGAATTCTTCTTGAGATACGATACTTTTACGTTCGATTTTAAACCTGTGGTTCTGGGTCCCCAAGTCACCATCAAGTCACTGGTTAAAGCATCCTACTAA
- the LOC114170550 gene encoding cold-regulated 413 plasma membrane protein 2: protein MWKKMGFEEEAVVELINSDFRDLSVAANQLANHVVKLGGIGFGASFFGLIAAIAAIYLLILDRTNWRTNILTALLIPYIFFSLPSIIFAVFRGEIGKWIAVIAVVLRLFIPRHFPDWLELPGALILLIVVAPSLFANTFRNDIVGVVVCLIIACYLLQEHIRASGGFRNSFTKAHGISNSIGIILLLVYPIWALVVILF, encoded by the exons atgtggaagaAAATGGGTTTTGAAGAAGAAGCAGTTGTTGAATTGATCAACTCTGATTTCAGAGACCTAAGCGTAGCTGCTAATCAATTGGCGAATCACGTGGTCAAACTTGGTGGCATAGGCTTTGGAGCTTCTTTTTTCGGATTGATTGCTGCCATTGCTGCTAT TTATCTGTTAATTTTGGATCGTACAAACTGGAGGACAAATATTCTCACAGCACTACTCATTCCATACATTTTCTTCAGCTTGCCTTCGATAATTTTTGCCGTCTTCAG AGGAGAGATTGGAAAATGGATTGCTGTTATTGCTGTTGTATTGCGCCTTTTCATTCCAAGACACTTCCCTG ATTGGCTGGAATTGCCGGGTGCTTTGATTCTTCTTATCGTTGTAGCTCCTTCTCTATTTGCAAACACCTTTAGAAACGACATTGTTGGGGTGGTAGTGTGTCTCATCATTGCATGCTATCTGCTGCAAGAACATATTCGGGCTTCTGGTGGTTTTAGAAACTCCTTCACTAAAGCCCATGGCATATCAAATTCCATTGGCATAATACTTCTGTTGGTCTATCCCATCTGGGCGTTGGTGGTCATACTTTTTTAG
- the LOC114168391 gene encoding long chain acyl-CoA synthetase 2-like isoform X1 translates to MAEVYTVKVEEARLESDGKPSAGPVYRCIYARDGLMEVPSHFESPWDFFRDTTKRCPNNPMLGRRQKTDFKAGPYEWMTYQEAYHAAIRIGSAMKGLGVNPGDRCGIYGSNCPEWILAMEACNSYAVTYVPLYDTLGPNAVEFIINHAEVSIAFVQDSKIPSVLSCLGRCSNLKTIVSFGNVLTAQKKEAEELGVSCFSWEEFLQLGDLDFDMPLKKKTDICTIMYTSGTTGEPKGVIIKNEAFMAQVLSIDQMLELTDKAGTEDDVYFSFLPLAHVYDQIMETYWVYKGSSIGFWQGDVRFLMEDVQVLKPTIFCGVPRIYDRVYASIKSKISSAGVLRSSLFQYAYSYKLGYMEKGLPQDKAAPLFDKLVFDKIKLALGGRVRLLLSGAAPLARHVEEFLRVTFGATMLQGYGLTESCGGCLTAISNVFSMMGTIGVPTTTIEARLESVPEMGYDALSTEARGEICLRGNTLFSGYHKRQDLTEEVLVDGWFHTGDIGEWQPNGAMKIIDRKKNIFKLSQGEYVAVENIENKYLQCPLITSIWVYGNSFESFLVAVVVPESKALEDWAVKNNYTDDFKSLYENPKARKYILDELNSTGQKHQLRGFEMLKAVHLEPIPFDMERDLITPTFKLKRPQLLKHYKDCIDQLYKEAKA, encoded by the exons ATGGCTGAGGTGTACACTGTGAAGGTAGAGGAGGCAAGGTTGGAAAGTGATGGAAAACCTTCAGCAGGTCCTGTCTACAGGTGCATCTATGCCAGAGATGGTTTGATGGAAGTGCCTTCTCATTTTGAATCTCCATGGGACTTCTTCAG GGACACGACCAAGAGGTGCCCCAACAACCCTATGCTGGGTCGGCGTCAAAAAACGGATTTCAAG GCTGGTCCCTATGAATGGATGACATATCAGGAGGCTTATCATGCTGCCATTCGAATTGGTTCAGCCATGAAGGGCCTTGGTGTCAATCCT GGTGACCGTTGTGGCATATATGGGTCTAACTGCCCTGAATGGATACTTGCAATGGAG GCTTGCAATAGCTACGCAGTAACATATGTTCCATTATATGACACACTGG GTCCCAATGCTGTGGAGTTTATCATAAACCATGCTGAAGTCTCGATAGCATTTGTACAAGATAGCAAGATTCCTTCT GTTTTATCATGCCTTGGCCGCTGTTCAAATCTTAAAA CTATTGTGAGTTTTGGTAATGTTTTAACTGCACAAAAGAAGGAAGCTGAGGAGCTTGGCGTATCTTGCTTCTCGTGGGAAGAATTTCTTCAGTTG GGAGATCTGGATTTTGACATGCCACTGAAAAAGAAGACTGACATATGCACAATCATGTACACAAGTGGAACAACAGGTGAACCCAAAGGAGTCATCATTAAGAATGAGGCTTTCATGGCTCAAGTGTTGTCCATTGACCAAATGCTTGAATTAACTGACAAAGCG GGAACAGAGGACGATGTGTACTTCTCTTTCCTTCCTCTTGCTCATGTATATGACCAGATAATGGAGACCTATTGGGTTTATAAGGGTTCTTCAATTGGATTTTGGCAAGGC GATGTCAGGTTCTTAATGGAAGATGTTCAGGTGCTGAAACCAACTATATTTTGCGGTGTCCCTAGAATTTATGACCGTGTTTATGCTA GTATCAAAAGCAAAATTTCATCTGCAGGAGTACTGCGAAGTTCATTGTTTCAATATGCATATAGCTA CAAGTTGGGATATATGGAGAAGGGTCTTCCCCAAGACAAAGCAGCACCTTTGTTTGATAAGCTTGTGTTTGATAag ATAAAACTAGCATTAGGTGGACGAGTTCGTCTTCTGTTATCGGGAGCTGCTCCTTTGGCCAGGCACGTGGAGGAGTTTTTGAGGGTCACGTTTGGAGCTACTATGCTGCAAGGATATG GTCTTACTGAAAGTTGTGGTGGATGTCTCACTGCAATAAGTAATGTGTTTTCCATGATGGGAACAATTGGAGTCCCTACAACAACCATTGAGGCCAGGCTTGAATCTGTGCCAGAGATGGGATATGATGCACTCTCCACTGAAGCCCGTGGAGAAATTTGCCTGAGAGGGAATACCTTGTTCTCTGGTTACCACAAGCGTCAAGATCTTACTGAAGAAGTTCTGGTTGATGGTTGGTTTCATACAG GTGACATTGGAGAATGGCAGCCAAATGGAGCCATGAAAATTATTGACAGAAAAAAGAATATCTTCAAGTTGTCTCAAGGAGAATATGTAGCTGTGGAGAATATTGAAAACAAGTATTTACAGTGCCCCCTTATAACATCG ATTTGGGTCTATGGAAACAGTTTTGAATCTTTTTTGGTGGCAGTGGTGGTCCCTGAAAGTAAAGCCCTTGAGGATTGGGCAGTGAAGAATAATTATACAGatgattttaaatctttatATGAAAATCCAAAGGCAAGAAAATACATTTTGGATGAGCTCAACAGCACTGGTCAGAAACACCAA CTTAGAGGATTTGAAATGCTAAAAGCAGTTCACCTTGAACCAATTCCCTTTGACATGGAGAGAGATCTGATAACTCCAACATTCAAGTTGAAGAGACCGCAATTGCTCAAGCACTACAAG GATTGTATTGATCAACTATACAAGGAAGCAAAGGCATAG
- the LOC114168391 gene encoding long chain acyl-CoA synthetase 2-like isoform X2 gives MDTCNGGPNAVEFIINHAEVSIAFVQDSKIPSVLSCLGRCSNLKTIVSFGNVLTAQKKEAEELGVSCFSWEEFLQLGDLDFDMPLKKKTDICTIMYTSGTTGEPKGVIIKNEAFMAQVLSIDQMLELTDKAGTEDDVYFSFLPLAHVYDQIMETYWVYKGSSIGFWQGDVRFLMEDVQVLKPTIFCGVPRIYDRVYASIKSKISSAGVLRSSLFQYAYSYKLGYMEKGLPQDKAAPLFDKLVFDKIKLALGGRVRLLLSGAAPLARHVEEFLRVTFGATMLQGYGLTESCGGCLTAISNVFSMMGTIGVPTTTIEARLESVPEMGYDALSTEARGEICLRGNTLFSGYHKRQDLTEEVLVDGWFHTGDIGEWQPNGAMKIIDRKKNIFKLSQGEYVAVENIENKYLQCPLITSIWVYGNSFESFLVAVVVPESKALEDWAVKNNYTDDFKSLYENPKARKYILDELNSTGQKHQLRGFEMLKAVHLEPIPFDMERDLITPTFKLKRPQLLKHYKDCIDQLYKEAKA, from the exons ATGGATACTTGCAATGGAG GTCCCAATGCTGTGGAGTTTATCATAAACCATGCTGAAGTCTCGATAGCATTTGTACAAGATAGCAAGATTCCTTCT GTTTTATCATGCCTTGGCCGCTGTTCAAATCTTAAAA CTATTGTGAGTTTTGGTAATGTTTTAACTGCACAAAAGAAGGAAGCTGAGGAGCTTGGCGTATCTTGCTTCTCGTGGGAAGAATTTCTTCAGTTG GGAGATCTGGATTTTGACATGCCACTGAAAAAGAAGACTGACATATGCACAATCATGTACACAAGTGGAACAACAGGTGAACCCAAAGGAGTCATCATTAAGAATGAGGCTTTCATGGCTCAAGTGTTGTCCATTGACCAAATGCTTGAATTAACTGACAAAGCG GGAACAGAGGACGATGTGTACTTCTCTTTCCTTCCTCTTGCTCATGTATATGACCAGATAATGGAGACCTATTGGGTTTATAAGGGTTCTTCAATTGGATTTTGGCAAGGC GATGTCAGGTTCTTAATGGAAGATGTTCAGGTGCTGAAACCAACTATATTTTGCGGTGTCCCTAGAATTTATGACCGTGTTTATGCTA GTATCAAAAGCAAAATTTCATCTGCAGGAGTACTGCGAAGTTCATTGTTTCAATATGCATATAGCTA CAAGTTGGGATATATGGAGAAGGGTCTTCCCCAAGACAAAGCAGCACCTTTGTTTGATAAGCTTGTGTTTGATAag ATAAAACTAGCATTAGGTGGACGAGTTCGTCTTCTGTTATCGGGAGCTGCTCCTTTGGCCAGGCACGTGGAGGAGTTTTTGAGGGTCACGTTTGGAGCTACTATGCTGCAAGGATATG GTCTTACTGAAAGTTGTGGTGGATGTCTCACTGCAATAAGTAATGTGTTTTCCATGATGGGAACAATTGGAGTCCCTACAACAACCATTGAGGCCAGGCTTGAATCTGTGCCAGAGATGGGATATGATGCACTCTCCACTGAAGCCCGTGGAGAAATTTGCCTGAGAGGGAATACCTTGTTCTCTGGTTACCACAAGCGTCAAGATCTTACTGAAGAAGTTCTGGTTGATGGTTGGTTTCATACAG GTGACATTGGAGAATGGCAGCCAAATGGAGCCATGAAAATTATTGACAGAAAAAAGAATATCTTCAAGTTGTCTCAAGGAGAATATGTAGCTGTGGAGAATATTGAAAACAAGTATTTACAGTGCCCCCTTATAACATCG ATTTGGGTCTATGGAAACAGTTTTGAATCTTTTTTGGTGGCAGTGGTGGTCCCTGAAAGTAAAGCCCTTGAGGATTGGGCAGTGAAGAATAATTATACAGatgattttaaatctttatATGAAAATCCAAAGGCAAGAAAATACATTTTGGATGAGCTCAACAGCACTGGTCAGAAACACCAA CTTAGAGGATTTGAAATGCTAAAAGCAGTTCACCTTGAACCAATTCCCTTTGACATGGAGAGAGATCTGATAACTCCAACATTCAAGTTGAAGAGACCGCAATTGCTCAAGCACTACAAG GATTGTATTGATCAACTATACAAGGAAGCAAAGGCATAG
- the LOC114168373 gene encoding RING-H2 finger protein ATL65: protein MMSPSQPPHWAPSPSPSASPTPTPTPILNKSFLPPPSNTPAVDFSPPLIAMVVVVAAAFLVVTYSRLIARHLRPPIHRLLHRFRRRRFPPSSVGDLESLPYESPFDGPRVFSPYGLDETVIKTIPFSLYTAKYDARFEESRNDCAVCLLEFEDEDYVRTLPVCSHTFHVDCIDAWLRSHANCPLCRAGVLCADSPFTPMMAARIRPSLDDDTILHRISLDPLIDPPPPVAISAVPEITPCIDEQSPRRNHNHANVSSEDCFRDFLLKRSYSFGFERSVASERMVMEATTASPWRYRRGSNSFWSKRPSPFGSLGKPRVFSFRYYRGMKSPFFRRRGFFPLSESSVRYGGGGSSSRRSKSIASPMFLRSSGLAAAAFSSSRLRCGDPEALLSPERFNRR from the coding sequence ATGATGTCTCCTTCTCAGCCACCCCATTGGGCCCCATCTCCGTCTCCGTCTGCATCTCCGACCCCAACGCCGACACCAATACTAAACAAATCATTCCTACCACCGCCGTCCAACACGCCGGCGGTTGACTTCAGCCCTCCCTTGATAGCAATGGTCGTAGTCGTCGCCGCCGCCTTTCTCGTCGTAACCTACTCTCGTCTCATCGCGCGACACCTCAGGCCGCCTATCCACCGCCTCCTACACCGCTTCCGGCGGCGGCGATTCCCCCCGTCCTCCGTTGGCGACCTCGAGTCCTTACCCTACGAGTCTCCCTTTGACGGCCCGCGCGTGTTCTCTCCCTACGGCTTAGACGAAACGGTGATTAAAACGATACCGTTTTCGCTTTACACAGCTAAATACGACGCTCGTTTCGAAGAGTCTCGCAACGACTGCGCCGTTTGCTTGCTGGAATTCGAAGACGAAGACTACGTGAGAACGCTTCCGGTTTGTTCACACACGTTCCACGTGGACTGCATCGACGCGTGGCTTCGCTCGCACGCTAACTGCCCTCTCTGCCGCGCAGGAGTCCTCTGCGCCGATTCGCCTTTCACTCCGATGATGGCCGCAAGAATCCGACCGAGCCTCGACGACGACACAATTCTTCACCGCATCAGCCTGGACCCTCTCATCGATCCCCCACCGCCCGTGGCAATATCCGCCGTCCCGGAGATAACACCCTGCATCGACGAGCAATCTCCGAGGAGGAACCACAACCACGCGAACGTCAGCTCAGAGGATTGTTTTAGGGATTTTCTGCTGAAGAGATCATATTCGTTTGGGTTTGAACGGAGTGTCGCGTCGGAGAGGATGGTGATGGAAGCCACCACTGCCTCGCCGTGGCGATACCGCAGAGGGAGTAATAGTTTCTGGAGCAAGAGGCCTTCACCGTTTGGGTCTTTGGGGAAACCAAGGGTGTTTTCATTTCGGTATTACAGAGGGATGAAATCACCGTTCTTCCGGCGGAGGGGATTCTTCCCGCTGTCGGAGTCCAGCGTGAGGTACGGCGGCGGCGGGAGCTCGTCGCGGCGCAGCAAGTCGATTGCAAGCCCAATGTTTCTTCGGTCGTCGGGTCTGGCAGCGGCGGCGTTCTCGTCGAGCCGGCTGAGATGCGGGGATCCCGAGGCGCTTCTGTCGCCGGAGAGATTTAACCGGAGGTGA